The following proteins are co-located in the Primulina tabacum isolate GXHZ01 chromosome 11, ASM2559414v2, whole genome shotgun sequence genome:
- the LOC142519766 gene encoding uncharacterized protein LOC142519766 has product MASTRSRLGVDNQPTSNMAELVRLITTTVEQFLAQRPDNNPPPGEDREAQRQEIQRLREEMERFREERNAPPPPPLLARGIPFSAEILAAELPQNFKFPNVGEYDGSGDPEENLSRFENATLLHQYSDPIKCRVFLTTLVRSSQQWFNLLRPGTIKTFQDFGRAFLHQFASSKKHPLTALSLFNVKQQEQESLLDFVKSFNKMDIDVPSATPDILISAFTQGLRGGDFFKSLVKKPPSTFEELLARAEKYMNVEEVQMARKSEPKASAKATRDVRPTDLVPRVGRFEPPTLLGQFAAYTPLKVNKARALELCDERQLIRRPRSSDRGPRNPRSERYFGFHKDYGHTTDECHHLN; this is encoded by the coding sequence ATGGCAAGTACCAGGAGTCGATTGGGAGTGGACAATCAACCAACATCCAACATGGCAGAGCTCGTCCGGCTGATCACAACGACTGTCGAACAATTCTTGGCCCAAAGACCAGACAACAATCCTCCTCCAGGAGAGGATCGTGAAGCTCAGAGGCAAGAGATACAAAGATTAAGGGAAGAGATGGAACGTTTTAGAGAAGAGAGGAATGCACCCCCTCCTCCACCCCTTCTGGCTCGGGGGATCCCTTTCTCGGCCGAGATATTAGCTGCCGAATTgcctcaaaatttcaaattccCTAACGTCGGAGAATACGACGGCTCGGGGGATCCGGAAGAGAATCTATCCCGGTTTGAGAACGCGACATTACTGCACCAATACTCAGACCCGATCAAATGTAGGGTCTTCTTAACCACTTTGGTCAGGTCATCCCAACAGTGGTTCAATTTGCTTAGGCCGGGGACCATCAAAACTTTTCAAGACTTCGGAAGAGCTTTTCTCCACCAATTTGCAAGCAGCAAGAAACATCCATTGACGGCTCTGAGTTTGTTCAATgtcaaacaacaagaacaggaGAGCCTACTAGATTTTGTTAAGAGCTTCAACAAGATGGACATCGATGTTCCCTCGGCTACTCCGGATATACTGATCAGTGCCTTTACACAAGGGCTAAGAGGTGGTGATTTCTTCAAGTCGTTGGTGAAAAAGCCCCCATCTACTTTCGAAGAGCTCTTGGCGAGAGCAGAGAAGTATATGAACGTGGAAGAAGTACAAATGGCTAGGAAAAGTGAACCGAAGGCCTCAGCGAAAGCTACGCGAGACGTTCGACCCACCGACCTCGTGCCAAGGGTCGGACGTTTCGAACCACCTACGCTGCTTGGGCAATTCGCCGCTTACACACCTTTGAAAGTCAACAAAGCCCGAGCATTGGAACTATGTGACGAACGACAACTCATTCGAAGACCTCGGAGTAGTGACAGAGGACCTCGTAATCCCAGGTCAGAAAGGTATTTTGGATTTCACAAGGATTATGGTCATACTACCGATGAATGTCATCATTTGAATTAA